The following proteins come from a genomic window of Alosa alosa isolate M-15738 ecotype Scorff River chromosome 2, AALO_Geno_1.1, whole genome shotgun sequence:
- the LOC125291394 gene encoding transmembrane protein 272-like gives MEDRTLLQNIRRTPKLSTPALVSSKLIVIGIPIAEIVIGALYLQNCPIQRYIPIYLVVMGAFTLSLTLLSCLPGTQEPEDGGQTVISSICTAWNSIVSLFLFCWFIAGNVWIYSIYQPSYDPKAGAYCDKTLYLFAFWITSLVYILIGGFFVVGCCALICMSMCGRGGFGYGRQEDV, from the exons ATGGAGGACAGGACTTTACTCCAAAACATACGCCGAACCCCTAAACTCAGTACACCTGCTTTAG TAAGTTCTAAGCTTATAGTGATTGGCATACCCATTGCAGAAATTGTAATTG GTGCACTGTACCTGCAGAACTGCCCGATACAGAGGTACATACCTATCTACCTAGTGGTGATGGGGGCCTTTACCCTGTCATTGACACTGCTGTCCTGCCTGCCCGGCACGCAGGAGCCTGAGGACGGCGGCCAGACCGTCATCAGCAGCATCTGCACCGCATGGAACTCCATcgtctccctcttcctcttctgttGGTTTATTGCTG GGAACGTGTGGATCTATTCAATATACCAGCCCAGTTATGATCCAAAAGCAGGGGCCTACTGTGATAAGACTCTCTACCTGTTTGCCTTTTGGATTACTTCGCTGGTCTATATATTGATAGGCGGATTCTTTGTGGTGGGTTGTTGTGCATTGATCTGCATGTCCATGTGTGGCAGGGGAGGCTTTGGATACGGACGGCAAGAGGATGTCTGA
- the LOC125291235 gene encoding segment polarity protein dishevelled homolog DVL-2-like, whose amino-acid sequence MAETKIIYHIDEEETPYLVKIPIPSEQITLLDFKQVLNKPNYKFFFKSMDQDFGVVKEEISDDAAKLPCFNGRVVSWLVSSDSQPVELLPPPPPPPLPPPPVEVCPEPSPPPPLPPPPAERLGGIGDSRPPSFHPNVTGSVENLDDRTETESVVSFRRERPRRRESMDQHGPRVNGQTRLERHLAGYESSSTMMSSELETTSFCDSEDDDTMSRFSSCTEQSTASRLLKRHRRRRKQRPPRLERASSFSSVTDSTMSLNIITVTLNMEKYNFLGISIVGQSNERGDGGIYIGSIMKGGAVAADGRIEPGDMLLQVNDINFENMSNDDAVRVLRDIVHKPGPIILTVAKCWDPSPQGYFTLPRNEPIRPIDPAVWVTHAAALTGGAYPTFPPPSVAGTEPGFEDFNLSLHSDMASVAKAMASPESGLEVRDRMWLKITIPNAFLGSDVVDWLFQHIDGFKDRREARKYASNLLKAGFIRHTVNKITFSEQCYYIFGDFSDCENYMANLSLNDNDGSSGASDQDTLAPLPLPGATPWPMLHTFPYQYPHPYTSQPPPYHELSTYNYTPGSTGSQHSEGSRSSGSTRSEGERRRGSKGGGSTSGREEKSPLGGAESQSGSGGSESEYSVRSSRRRDHGSATPSEHSHMSQRSHHQRMPQPPPHMPYPPGIPLSYNPMMLMMVPQHPHVIGAPHPQLPTGPSPLPGLPLPSSTPGGPPGAPPTRDLGSVPPELTASRQSFHLAMGNPSEFFVDVM is encoded by the exons ATGGCGGAAACTAAAATAATTTACCACATCGACGAAGAGGAGACGCCGTACTTGGTGAAGATTCCTATACCATCAGAACAGATCACTCTACTGGATTTTAAACAGGTCTTAAACAAGCCAAACTATAAGTTCTTCTTCAAGTCCATGGATCAGGATTTCGG GGTTGTCAAGGAAGAGATCTCAGATGATGCTGCAAAACTGCCCTGCTTCAATGGACGAGTAGTCTCATGG cttGTGTCCTCAGACTCCCAGCCTGTGGAGCtccttccccctcctccacctcctccgctgcctcctcctccagtgGAGGTGTGTCCAGAACCCTCTCCTCCGCCCCCTCTTCCACCTCCACCTGCAGAGAGACTCGGCGGCATAGGGGACTCCAGGCCACCCTCATTCCA TCCAAATGTGACCGGTAGTGTGGAGAACCTTGATGACCGCACAGAGACCGAATCTGTGGTGTCCTTCAGAAGGGAGAGGCCCAGGCGCAGAGAGAGCATGGACCAGCACG GGCCTCGGGTGAATGGCCAGACCCGTCTGGAGCGCCACCTGGCTGGCTACGAGAGCTCGAGCACCATGATGAGCAGCGAGCTGGAGACCACCAGCTTCTGCGACTCCGAGGACGACGACACCATGAGCAG GTTCAGCAGTTGCACGGAGCAAAGCACAGCCTCCCGGCTGCTGAAGAGACACCGGAGGCGGCGAAAACAGCGCCCTCCAAGGCTTGAGCGG GCGTCATCCTTTAGCAGTGTGACAGACTCCACCATGTCACTCAACATCATCACAGTCACCCTCAACATGG AGAAGTACAACTTCCTGGGTATCAGCATCGTGGGGCAGAGCAACGAGCGTGGCGACGGCGGCATCTACATCGGCTCCATCATGAAGGGAGGGGCTGTGGCGGCCGACGGACGCATAGAGCCGGGAGACATGCTGCTGCAG GTGAATGACATCAACTTTGAGAACATGAGTAATGACGATGCAGTCCGAGTCCTGAGAGACATAGTTCACAAGCCTGG gcctattatccTCACTgtggctaaatgttgggaccCTTCACCCCAGGGTTACTTCACCCTACCTCGCA ATGAGCCAATCAGGCCGATTGACCCGGCGGTGTGGGTGACCCACGCTGCAGCTCTGACGGGAGGCGCCTACCCTACATTTCCCCCACCCTCCGTCGCTGGGACCGAAC CGGGCTTTGAGGACTTTAACCTGTCTCTGCACTCGGACATGGCGTCGGTGGCCAAAGCCATGGCCTCACCAGAGTCCGGGTTGGAGGTGCGAGACAGGATGTGGCTGAAGATCACCATCCCCAACGCTTTCCTGG GCTCGGATGTGGTGGACTGGCTCTTTCAGCACATTGACGGTTTCAAAGATCGCCGCGAGGCACGGAAATACGCCAGCAACCTCTTGAAGGCTGGCTTCATCCGTCACACCGTCAACAAAATCACTTTCTCTGAGCAGTGCTACTACATCTTTGGAGACTTCAGTGACTGTGAAAACT ACATGGCTAACCTGTCCTTGAATGACAATGATGGCTCCAGTGGTGCATCCGATCAGGACACACTGGCCCCGCTGCCTCTCCCTGGGGCCACCCCCTGGCCAATGCTCCACACATTCCCCTACCAGTACCCCCACCCTTACACCAGCCAGCCCCCACCCTACCATGAGCTCTCCACTTACAACTACACCCCTGGCAGCACGGGCAGCCAGCACAGCGAAG ggagcCGAAGCAGCGGTTCCACACGTAGCGAGGGCGAGCGACGGCGCGGCAGCAAAGGGGGCGGGAGCACCAGCGGCCGGGAGGAGAAGTCCCCTCTGGGCGGGGCCGAGTCCCAGTCGGGCAGTGGTGGCAGCGAATCCGAGTACTCGGTGCGCAGCAGCCGGAGGCGGGACCACGGCTCGGCCACGCCCAGCGAGCACAGCCACATGAGCCAGCGGTCGCACCACCAGCGCATGCCCCAGCCGCCACCCCACATGCCCTACCCGCCAGGCATCCCCTTGTCCTACAACCCCATGATGCTCATGATGGTGCCCCAGCACCCGCATGTCATCGGGGCCCCCCACCCACAGCTCCCCACAGGGCCCTCGCCGCTGCCCGGCCTCCCACTACCCTCCTCCACCCCTGGAGGCCCGCCGGGAGCACCACCCACCCGTGACCTCGGCTCGGTCCCACCAGAACTCACAGCCTCCAGGCAGTCCTTTCACCTGGCCATGGGCAATCCCAGTGAGTTCTTTGTGGATGTCATGTAG